The Nostoc sp. 'Lobaria pulmonaria (5183) cyanobiont' genome window below encodes:
- a CDS encoding transporter substrate-binding domain-containing protein encodes MINAIATRFRQLMAGKNSPIGRYDSKNKIKLSLALYTCIGLVGGILALLLIASPGVAQKPQPQQPLLVATRVIPPFVMPDKGELSGFSIDLWRSIANQIGVESKFIEYSSVPELLSAIKDNKANLGISAISITAEREQNFDFSLPIFTGGLQIMVRNAESNKSAFPNLLQLFFSASLLQVIGIALVLIVVAAHIVWLSERHHKDGMISQSYFPGIFKACWWAAATLATQADEMPKGVLGRLIAIVWMFIGVLFVAYFTASATTSLTVQQLQGDIRSIDDLSGKVVATTTGSTAATYLREHNISILEVTKIEQAYNALQTKKADAVVFDAPVLLFYTANEGKGKVEIVGSIFREESYGIILPNNSPYRKPINQALLSLKENGTYQLLYDKWFSAEKS; translated from the coding sequence ATGATAAATGCGATCGCTACTAGATTTCGCCAACTGATGGCTGGGAAAAACAGCCCAATTGGCAGATATGACTCAAAAAACAAAATCAAGCTTTCCTTAGCACTGTATACCTGCATAGGATTAGTAGGTGGAATTCTGGCATTGTTATTAATCGCGTCCCCAGGAGTAGCGCAAAAACCACAACCCCAACAACCGTTATTAGTAGCTACACGAGTTATACCGCCCTTTGTGATGCCAGACAAAGGTGAGCTATCAGGATTCAGTATCGACCTCTGGCGCAGCATCGCTAACCAAATAGGTGTAGAGTCTAAATTTATTGAATATTCCTCTGTGCCGGAACTGCTTTCTGCTATTAAGGACAACAAAGCTAATTTGGGGATTTCAGCCATCTCGATTACAGCCGAACGCGAGCAGAATTTTGATTTCTCATTACCCATTTTTACTGGGGGGCTGCAAATTATGGTGAGAAACGCAGAGAGCAACAAAAGTGCCTTCCCAAATCTTTTGCAATTATTTTTCTCTGCTAGTCTTTTGCAGGTAATAGGCATTGCTTTGGTGCTAATTGTCGTAGCAGCCCACATTGTTTGGTTATCTGAGCGCCATCATAAAGATGGGATGATTTCTCAATCATACTTTCCTGGAATTTTCAAAGCCTGTTGGTGGGCAGCTGCCACATTAGCAACCCAAGCTGATGAAATGCCTAAGGGAGTATTAGGACGCCTAATAGCTATAGTCTGGATGTTCATTGGAGTACTTTTCGTTGCTTACTTTACAGCCAGCGCTACTACTTCATTGACAGTACAACAGCTTCAGGGCGATATCAGGAGTATAGACGATTTATCCGGCAAGGTAGTGGCTACAACTACGGGGAGTACAGCGGCCACATACCTGCGAGAACATAACATTTCAATTCTAGAAGTTACCAAAATTGAGCAAGCTTACAATGCTCTGCAAACAAAAAAAGCTGATGCTGTGGTGTTTGATGCGCCTGTACTCCTCTTCTATACTGCCAATGAAGGCAAAGGGAAGGTAGAGATTGTTGGCAGTATCTTCCGTGAAGAAAGCTACGGCATCATTCTGCCCAATAACAGTCCCTACCGTAAACCAATTAATCAAGCTCTGCTGAGTCTCAAAGAAAATGGCACTTATCAATTGCTATATGATAAGTGGTTCAGTGCTGAAAAATCTTGA
- a CDS encoding O-acetyl-ADP-ribose deacetylase: MEVILGDITKLEVDAIVNAANTSLLGGSGVDGAIHKASGSGLLDECRSLGGCKIGDAKLTKGYRLPASFIIHTVGPVWRGGNHGEPELLAQCYYKCMQIAADKEFNSLAFPCISTGIYKYPKTLAAEVAVKICDEQLQKNSHPQKIIFCCYDPENYGIYTNILGLRH; encoded by the coding sequence ATGGAAGTGATTTTGGGTGATATCACAAAGTTAGAAGTTGATGCTATCGTTAATGCTGCAAATACTAGTTTGCTTGGGGGTAGTGGCGTAGATGGAGCGATACACAAGGCATCTGGATCGGGTTTACTTGATGAGTGTAGGTCACTTGGAGGATGTAAGATTGGTGATGCTAAACTAACCAAAGGATATCGCTTACCTGCAAGCTTCATCATTCATACCGTAGGCCCAGTATGGCGAGGAGGTAATCACGGAGAACCCGAACTTCTAGCTCAGTGTTATTATAAATGTATGCAAATTGCCGCAGATAAAGAGTTTAATAGTTTGGCATTTCCTTGCATCAGTACTGGCATTTATAAATATCCTAAAACTTTAGCAGCTGAGGTGGCAGTGAAAATATGCGATGAACAGCTACAAAAGAATAGTCATCCACAAAAAATAATTTTTTGCTGCTATGACCCAGAAAACTATGGAATATATACAAATATTTTAGGACTTAGGCATTGA
- a CDS encoding ion transporter, producing MLLSRQETEFYLEDLETPIGKAINLTLASLVLISSGIFVAETYNIPDYMRFQLKVADTAIVIIFAVEYLLRLWSAENKIKYIFSFYSIIDLMAILPFFLGMVDISFIRLLRWFRILRLIRFIDRKFLFASISSEDGMIFARILFTLFAIVFIYSGLIYQVEHPVNPENYGTFLDAFYFSVVTMTTVGFGDVIPISELGRLLTVLMIFTGIALIPWQVGDLIKQVVKTANQVEIVCSGCGLAFHDVNAGFCQRCGTKLPRRRID from the coding sequence ATGTTACTGAGCAGACAAGAAACAGAATTTTACTTAGAAGACCTAGAAACACCAATAGGTAAAGCGATTAATTTAACACTTGCCTCTTTGGTTCTAATATCATCAGGAATTTTTGTGGCAGAAACATATAATATTCCTGATTATATGCGGTTTCAGTTAAAAGTAGCTGATACTGCGATCGTCATCATCTTCGCTGTGGAATATTTACTCCGCCTGTGGAGTGCGGAAAACAAAATTAAGTATATTTTTAGCTTTTATTCGATTATTGACTTAATGGCGATTTTGCCATTTTTTCTAGGTATGGTGGATATTAGCTTTATCCGCCTATTACGATGGTTTCGGATTTTACGATTAATTAGATTTATAGATAGAAAGTTTTTATTCGCTAGTATCAGCAGTGAAGATGGGATGATTTTTGCGCGAATATTATTTACGTTATTTGCAATTGTTTTCATTTACTCTGGTTTAATTTATCAAGTGGAGCATCCGGTTAATCCTGAAAATTACGGTACATTTTTGGATGCATTCTACTTCTCTGTTGTCACAATGACAACTGTGGGATTTGGCGATGTTATTCCAATTTCGGAATTAGGACGCTTGCTAACAGTATTGATGATTTTTACCGGAATTGCATTGATTCCTTGGCAAGTGGGAGATTTGATTAAGCAAGTGGTGAAAACTGCTAATCAGGTAGAAATAGTTTGTTCGGGTTGTGGTTTAGCTTTCCATGATGTAAATGCTGGCTTTTGTCAGAGGTGCGGGACTAAGTTACCTCGTCGCAGGATTGATTAG
- the modA gene encoding molybdate ABC transporter substrate-binding protein encodes MKRRQIFGFLGIAIAGLLLAFGLPLITPSPVIAQSNNNILVSAAASLKDAMEEIKPLYQQSKSNINISYNFGASGALQQQIEQGAPADIFISAGKKQMDALEAKGLLLAGSRTNLANNRLVLIVAQDVVGISSFYNLTDSKIKKIAIGEPRSVPAGQYGEQVLKKLKLYDRLKSKFVFANNVRQVLAAVESGNAEAGLVYATDAKISNKVKVVVTADDKFHSPIVYPVAIIKSSKNPSAAKEFVQFLSGSEAKTVLRKYGFIVS; translated from the coding sequence TACTCCTTCTCCTGTAATAGCACAGTCGAACAACAACATACTCGTGTCCGCAGCTGCCAGCTTAAAAGATGCGATGGAAGAAATTAAACCTTTGTACCAACAAAGTAAATCAAATATCAATATTAGTTATAATTTTGGGGCTTCTGGTGCTTTACAGCAACAGATTGAGCAAGGTGCGCCAGCGGATATTTTTATTTCTGCTGGCAAAAAACAAATGGATGCTTTGGAAGCAAAAGGACTGTTGCTAGCAGGCAGCCGTACCAACCTAGCAAATAACCGTCTAGTCTTGATTGTGGCTCAGGATGTTGTTGGCATCAGTAGCTTCTACAATTTAACAGATAGTAAGATTAAAAAAATTGCGATCGGTGAACCCAGAAGCGTACCCGCCGGTCAATATGGCGAGCAAGTCTTGAAGAAATTGAAACTTTACGATCGCCTCAAGTCGAAATTTGTCTTTGCTAACAATGTGCGTCAAGTTTTGGCAGCAGTAGAAAGTGGTAATGCCGAAGCAGGTTTAGTTTATGCCACTGATGCCAAAATTTCCAACAAAGTAAAAGTCGTAGTGACTGCTGATGATAAATTTCACTCCCCAATTGTCTATCCGGTAGCAATAATTAAAAGCAGTAAAAATCCTTCTGCTGCCAAAGAATTTGTCCAGTTTCTATCTGGCAGCGAAGCCAAAACTGTACTCAGAAAATATGGGTTTATTGTGAGTTAA
- a CDS encoding nucleoside deaminase, with translation MNPESFMRLALAEAKEGDAPYGAVIVKDNEVVAVAHNTVTRDNDPSAHAEINVIRSLTAKLKNPSLEGYSIYTTGEPCPMCATACVWSGLSEIVYGASIQDLISVNQSQINISCEEVIDKSFRKIKVTKNILKKECLELFK, from the coding sequence ATGAACCCAGAATCTTTTATGCGTTTAGCATTGGCAGAAGCAAAAGAAGGCGATGCACCCTACGGTGCAGTGATTGTTAAAGATAACGAAGTTGTTGCCGTAGCTCATAATACTGTAACGAGAGACAACGATCCATCAGCCCATGCAGAAATCAACGTTATTCGTAGTTTAACAGCTAAACTGAAAAACCCCTCTTTAGAAGGTTATAGCATATATACAACTGGTGAACCTTGTCCGATGTGTGCAACTGCTTGTGTTTGGAGTGGTTTATCAGAAATTGTATATGGTGCTTCCATTCAAGATTTAATTTCAGTAAATCAATCACAAATTAATATATCTTGCGAAGAGGTAATCGATAAGTCATTTAGGAAAATAAAAGTCACAAAAAACATTTTAAAAAAGGAATGTTTGGAATTATTTAAATAA
- a CDS encoding Spy/CpxP family protein refolding chaperone translates to MKLKALSLVASAIALTLTATSFAVHAQTASPSPVLLAQTPQKERGPWKDLGLTDAQKNQIQTIRRDSRSKFEAVLTPEQKAKLEAAKQARRAEWQARKAQGQTGQRQPGQHRGKGGFADLNLTEAQKTQMRQIRESEKQQIQAVLTPEQRQKLEQFRQNAPSRRQQGNPQ, encoded by the coding sequence ATGAAACTCAAAGCATTATCGCTAGTTGCTTCCGCCATCGCTCTCACTTTAACTGCAACCTCCTTTGCTGTTCACGCTCAAACAGCCTCTCCTTCACCCGTCTTACTTGCACAAACTCCACAAAAAGAAAGAGGCCCTTGGAAAGATTTGGGTCTAACAGATGCCCAAAAAAACCAAATTCAGACGATTCGCCGCGATAGCCGCAGCAAATTTGAAGCAGTTTTGACCCCGGAACAAAAGGCAAAATTAGAGGCAGCGAAACAAGCACGTCGGGCTGAATGGCAAGCGCGTAAGGCTCAGGGGCAAACAGGTCAACGGCAACCCGGTCAACATCGAGGAAAGGGTGGTTTTGCTGACTTAAATCTAACTGAAGCCCAAAAAACCCAAATGCGACAAATCCGCGAGTCTGAGAAACAACAGATTCAAGCAGTCTTAACCCCGGAACAGCGTCAAAAATTAGAGCAATTCCGTCAAAATGCTCCTTCACGGCGTCAACAAGGCAATCCTCAATAA
- the mazG gene encoding nucleoside triphosphate pyrophosphohydrolase, translating into MENQNDSLAALQELIEVVAKLRSPDGGCPWDLAQTAETLTPFVIEEAYEVVDAIKSGDKDAIAEELGDLLLQVVLQAQIASESGQFSLKEITQGISQKLIRRHPHVFGDVSVASVDEVRQNWEQIKAAEKGEASPEAQKFSAKLARYGRTLPPLTAAMKISQKAAAIGFEWENIQGVWDKFHEELGEFQQALAEETPERQQAELGDLLFAVIQLARWHNLDPSTALQGTNQRFVQRLEKMEAVVDRPLSDYSLNELENLWQQAKAQLAKEGSGE; encoded by the coding sequence ATGGAAAATCAAAATGATAGTTTGGCGGCGTTGCAAGAGTTGATTGAGGTGGTGGCGAAATTGCGATCGCCTGATGGTGGTTGTCCTTGGGATTTGGCTCAAACTGCCGAAACGCTGACTCCATTCGTGATTGAGGAAGCTTATGAGGTGGTGGATGCGATTAAGAGTGGGGATAAGGATGCGATCGCTGAGGAGTTAGGCGATTTATTATTACAGGTGGTATTACAAGCCCAAATCGCTAGCGAATCTGGGCAATTTTCTCTCAAGGAAATAACTCAGGGGATTTCTCAAAAGTTGATTCGCCGTCATCCTCATGTGTTTGGTGATGTGTCGGTTGCCAGTGTGGATGAGGTGCGGCAAAATTGGGAACAAATCAAAGCTGCGGAAAAGGGCGAAGCATCTCCAGAGGCGCAAAAATTTAGTGCTAAACTCGCTCGTTATGGGCGTACTCTTCCCCCACTGACGGCGGCGATGAAAATTTCTCAAAAGGCTGCGGCGATCGGGTTTGAATGGGAAAATATTCAGGGCGTCTGGGATAAGTTTCATGAGGAGTTGGGAGAGTTTCAGCAGGCTTTAGCTGAGGAAACACCCGAACGACAACAAGCAGAATTAGGCGATTTACTATTTGCAGTTATTCAGCTAGCGCGTTGGCATAATCTTGACCCCAGCACCGCTTTGCAAGGCACAAATCAGCGCTTTGTCCAGCGATTAGAAAAAATGGAGGCGGTTGTTGACCGTCCCCTTTCTGATTACAGTTTGAATGAGTTAGAAAACTTGTGGCAACAGGCAAAAGCTCAACTTGCGAAAGAAGGGAGTGGGGAGTAG
- a CDS encoding sensor histidine kinase — MSLPIEIKKHPFPSLLYLEWTLLAIAALTAVIPPPLRRFRPKPLELSICGAFPDLSVCSILPELSIYSLIIFAVMGLRLPRNNQTTKVIYTAIEILLILIIGLFGERFARLFPFLYIILVTRSCLIFQLNGRLFVTALSFALFLVTTQLKYQLFNFQASPQAQERYRFLILNSSLVFGLSLVFVLLMMNAVLSERQSREKLALANEKLRQYAMQIENQATLEERNRIAREIHDSLGHSLTALNLQLETALKLWQSNPGKAETFLATAKELGSKALKDVRQSVSTMRSNPLQEQSLEDAIASLSENFHRFNGILPIYQINLEYSLPPEINTAIYRITQESLTNISKYAYATEVKLELTTIKGNLQLIIQDNGKGFDVGQNTTGFGLHSMRDRTLALGGKFNINSALGFGCKITVNIPLTRLT, encoded by the coding sequence ATGAGTCTTCCAATTGAAATTAAGAAACATCCTTTTCCGTCTCTGCTTTATCTGGAGTGGACATTACTAGCGATCGCGGCATTGACAGCTGTTATACCACCTCCGTTACGGCGTTTTCGTCCCAAGCCTCTAGAACTATCAATTTGTGGTGCATTTCCAGACTTGTCAGTTTGTAGCATATTGCCAGAACTATCAATTTATAGTCTGATTATTTTTGCGGTAATGGGCTTAAGATTACCCAGAAATAACCAGACAACTAAGGTAATATATACAGCCATTGAAATTTTATTAATTTTAATAATTGGACTGTTTGGGGAAAGATTTGCTCGACTTTTCCCTTTTCTCTATATAATTTTAGTGACTCGTAGTTGTCTAATCTTTCAGTTAAATGGGCGCTTATTCGTTACAGCTTTGTCATTTGCCTTATTTTTAGTTACTACACAACTAAAATATCAGTTATTCAATTTTCAAGCATCCCCGCAAGCACAAGAGCGATATCGATTTTTGATTTTGAATTCGTCACTAGTATTTGGCTTAAGTTTGGTTTTTGTGTTGTTGATGATGAATGCAGTTTTGTCTGAACGGCAAAGTCGAGAAAAGCTAGCTCTGGCTAACGAAAAACTCCGTCAATATGCCATGCAAATTGAAAATCAAGCTACCTTAGAAGAACGTAACCGCATTGCTCGTGAAATTCATGATTCATTAGGACACTCTCTGACTGCTTTAAATCTACAATTAGAAACTGCTTTAAAACTATGGCAATCTAACCCAGGTAAGGCTGAAACATTTCTCGCAACCGCAAAGGAATTAGGTTCAAAAGCGCTAAAAGATGTTCGTCAATCTGTTTCTACTATGCGTTCTAATCCCTTACAAGAACAATCTTTAGAAGATGCGATCGCTAGTCTTTCAGAAAATTTTCATCGCTTTAATGGGATATTACCAATTTATCAAATCAACCTGGAATATTCTCTACCACCTGAAATAAATACTGCTATTTACCGGATTACTCAAGAATCTTTAACTAATATATCTAAATACGCGTATGCCACAGAGGTTAAATTGGAACTCACTACGATTAAAGGCAATTTGCAATTGATAATTCAGGATAATGGTAAAGGTTTTGATGTAGGGCAAAATACTACTGGTTTTGGACTTCATAGTATGCGCGATCGCACTTTAGCACTTGGGGGTAAGTTTAATATTAATAGCGCTCTTGGATTTGGTTGCAAAATTACAGTTAATATTCCATTAACAAGGCTAACATAA
- a CDS encoding response regulator, producing the protein MIKVLLVDDQSLIRQGLRALLELEPDLEIVGEAENGEQAINFVAEFQPDVILLDIRMPIMDGVAATQEIQKRFAKTKILVLTTFDDDEYVSAALKNGAMGYLLKDTPSEELAVAIRAVHKGYTHLGPGIVKKLLTQFSHVAPTHSPPLPSNLVELTPREKEVLRLIATGASNREIAQKLYISEGTVKNHVTNILNRLNLRDRTQAAIWANTYLSYLNEPS; encoded by the coding sequence ATGATTAAAGTATTGCTCGTAGATGACCAAAGTTTAATTCGTCAAGGATTAAGAGCATTATTAGAACTCGAACCAGATTTAGAAATAGTTGGAGAAGCAGAAAACGGCGAACAGGCGATTAATTTTGTTGCAGAATTTCAGCCAGATGTCATATTGCTAGATATCAGAATGCCGATTATGGATGGAGTTGCAGCCACGCAGGAAATTCAAAAACGTTTTGCCAAAACTAAGATTTTAGTACTAACAACTTTTGATGATGATGAATATGTGTCAGCCGCTTTAAAAAATGGAGCAATGGGTTATTTATTAAAAGATACACCATCAGAAGAATTAGCTGTTGCTATTCGTGCCGTTCATAAAGGATATACTCACTTAGGCCCAGGTATAGTTAAAAAGCTGTTGACTCAATTTTCTCATGTTGCACCAACTCATTCACCGCCTCTACCATCTAATTTAGTTGAACTTACTCCTAGAGAAAAAGAGGTTTTGCGGTTAATTGCTACAGGCGCTAGTAACCGAGAAATTGCTCAGAAACTCTACATTTCTGAAGGGACAGTAAAAAATCATGTTACGAATATTTTAAACAGGTTGAATTTGCGCGATCGCACTCAAGCTGCGATTTGGGCAAATACATATTTATCCTATTTAAATGAGCCAAGTTAA
- a CDS encoding metal-binding protein, which translates to MPSGRTHDRITMYALPIVAGVTFWQTRSSNATLLVAAGFLFGGLMFGPDLDIYSVQFQRWGFLRWIWLPYQKSLRHRSFLSHGPIIGTILRILYLGCLLAILAIFLLVIAERLCNLSFSWQDFGGIVGRSLVQYDTEYIALFLGLELGAMSHSLSDWGGSAYKRFKKQGVRGLLPSGKIKKRKVRSGVRRPRVKK; encoded by the coding sequence ATGCCCTCTGGTCGGACACACGATCGCATTACTATGTATGCTCTGCCGATTGTGGCGGGCGTTACTTTTTGGCAGACTCGCAGTAGCAATGCGACTTTGTTGGTTGCAGCCGGGTTTCTCTTTGGCGGGCTGATGTTTGGCCCCGATTTGGATATTTACTCTGTGCAATTCCAACGCTGGGGTTTCTTGCGCTGGATTTGGCTACCTTATCAAAAAAGTCTCCGACATCGTTCTTTTTTATCCCACGGACCGATTATCGGCACGATTCTACGGATACTTTATCTGGGGTGTTTGCTAGCTATTTTGGCAATTTTCCTTTTGGTAATTGCCGAAAGGTTGTGCAATCTGAGTTTTAGTTGGCAGGATTTTGGTGGAATTGTGGGGCGATCGCTCGTGCAATACGATACTGAATATATCGCCCTGTTTTTGGGGTTGGAACTCGGTGCGATGAGTCATTCTCTCAGTGATTGGGGCGGTTCGGCTTATAAGCGTTTCAAAAAGCAGGGGGTTCGGGGGTTGCTTCCTAGTGGCAAAATTAAGAAGCGGAAAGTGAGGAGTGGCGTTCGTCGGCCGAGAGTAAAGAAATAA
- a CDS encoding peroxiredoxin: MISRRTFLSILFASCISVISWLNFTPAANALGGKLPAINQPAPEFTLPTNTGDGKISLSDLRGKWLVLYFYPKDFTSGCTIEARRFQQDLPQYLEKNAQIIGVSADDIDSHAKFCDSEGLKFPLLADTDGSVSKAYGSWLGFLSMRHSFIIDPQGVLRENFVKVNPTIHSSEVLARLEKLQSTAS, from the coding sequence ATGATTTCCCGCCGCACTTTTTTAAGCATATTATTTGCCAGCTGTATTTCTGTCATCAGCTGGCTGAATTTTACCCCTGCTGCTAATGCTCTTGGTGGTAAACTTCCGGCAATTAATCAACCCGCGCCAGAGTTTACTTTGCCAACCAATACAGGTGATGGCAAAATTTCCCTCTCTGACTTGCGCGGTAAATGGCTAGTCCTGTACTTTTATCCTAAAGACTTCACCTCTGGTTGTACTATAGAAGCTCGGCGTTTTCAGCAAGACTTACCCCAATACCTCGAAAAAAACGCTCAGATTATTGGCGTTAGTGCTGATGACATTGATTCCCACGCCAAATTTTGTGATTCAGAGGGACTAAAATTCCCCCTGTTGGCTGACACTGATGGTTCAGTGAGTAAAGCTTACGGTTCGTGGCTTGGCTTTTTATCTATGCGCCATAGTTTTATCATCGATCCTCAAGGCGTCTTGCGCGAGAATTTTGTCAAAGTCAACCCAACTATTCACAGTTCAGAAGTGCTGGCACGACTAGAAAAATTACAGTCCACGGCTTCTTAA
- the sipA gene encoding regulatory protein SipA: MSKEFTIGSRVRVVALPAYVKTAEPMPMLRPPNVIHLGEEGIIIDRRPGGYWGIRFTRGAFLLDSQYIESTDTLPESQLE, translated from the coding sequence ATGTCGAAAGAATTCACAATTGGTAGTAGAGTCCGTGTTGTGGCGCTACCAGCTTATGTCAAAACTGCTGAACCTATGCCCATGCTACGCCCCCCTAATGTAATTCATCTTGGCGAAGAAGGTATAATCATTGACCGCAGACCAGGTGGATATTGGGGTATTCGCTTTACTAGAGGGGCTTTTCTCCTAGATAGTCAATACATCGAAAGCACAGATACCCTTCCCGAATCTCAATTAGAATAA